Proteins from one Choloepus didactylus isolate mChoDid1 chromosome 4, mChoDid1.pri, whole genome shotgun sequence genomic window:
- the LOC119530982 gene encoding zinc finger protein 33B-like translates to MLENYSSLLSLGHCIPKPAVVFKLEQGQEPWTLEELSSQSLPDIQKIDDMVERSQENQGKRFWQVVITNNKTTEKVELGKTFNLSTTLFPLRKVTCGMSSNHISKLIINNGNYSGIKPTDFKVCKNLLLPVNPDRMHAGEKPYDLNLFGKSLRQNEQFIYHQNIQTFEYSGQGKAFNKEAIFFTGKSDVEKKPSKSNEYGKTCDESALIVQEITQVGENQYKCKEYRKTSCDKTTLFNPCRAHVEVKHHKCNQSENDFTQFQGTHSGERTFECNVWGKTFCKKSNLTKHQKAHTGEKLYKCIKCGKAFTGKSTLTVHQRTHTGEKPYACNECEKSFCHKSDLTVHQKIQTGEKPYGCNECG, encoded by the exons atgctggagaactacAGCAGCCTGCTGTCCCTGG GGCATTGCATTCCTAAACCTGCGGTGGTCTTCAAGTTGGAGCAAGGACAGGAGCCCTGGACATTAGAAGAACTCTCCAGCCAGAGCCTCCCAG atATCCAGAAAATAGATGACATGGTTGAGAGGAGCCAGGAAAATCAAGGCAAACGTTTTTGGCAAGTTGTAATCACCAACAACAAAACAACTGAGAAAGTTGAATTAGGAAAAACATTTAATTTGAGCACAACCTTATTTCCTTTAAGAAAAGTAACCTGTGGAATGAGTTCAAACCATATTTCAAAACTGATTATAAATAATGGAAACTATTCAGGAATAAAACCTACAGACTTTAAGGTGTGTAAGAACTTGCTTCTCCCTGTTAACCCTGATCGGATGCatgctggagagaaaccttatgaccTTAATCTATTTGGGAAATCTCTCAGACAGAATGAACAGTTTATTTATCATCAGAATATTCAGACTTTTGAATATAGTGGACAAGGAAAGGCCTTCAACAAGGAGGCAATATTCTTTACAGGCAAAAGTGATGTGGAAAAGAAACCCAGTAAATCTAATGAATATGGAAAAACCTGTGATGAGTCAGCTCTCATTGTGCAAGAAATAACACAAGTAGGAGAGAATCAGTATAAATGTAAGGAATATAGGAAAACTTCTTGTGATAAAACAACACTATTTAATCCTTGTAGAGCTCATGTGGAGGTAAAACACCATAAATGTAATCAAAGTGAGAATGATTTCACTCAGTTTCAGGGAACTCATTCTGGAGAAAGAACTTTTGAATGTAATGTATGGGGGAAAACTTTCTGCAAAAAGTCTAACCTCACTAAACATCAAAAAGCACACACAGGGGAGAAACTGTATAAATGTATcaaatgtgggaaagccttcactggCAAATCAACCCTTACAGTACATCAGAGAACACATACAGGGGAGAAACCCTATGCCTGTAATGAATGTGAGAAATCCTTCTGCCATAAGTCAGACCTAACCGTTCATCAGAAAATCCAGACAGGGGAGAAACCCTATGGATGCAATGAATGTGGCTAA
- the LOC119530943 gene encoding zinc finger protein 248-like: protein MNAMSVVKPFHKRSALTAHQRTPTGEKPYECQEYGKSFSHRPALTVHCRTHTREKPYKCNLCGKSFCVKPNLTVHLRTHTGERPYKCSECGKTFYQKSKLTVIQRTHTGEKPYECSECGKTFCEKSSLTVHQRTHTGEKPYECSDCGKTFCQKSHLSKHQRTPIGEKPYVTETGYVLTNVHFLFLVGTQLAYISHLHLLENA, encoded by the exons ATGAATGCAATGAGTGTGGTAAAACCTTTCCATAAAAGGTCAGCCCTCACTGCACACCAGAGAACTCCCACAggagagaagccctatgaatgtCAGGAATATGGGAAATCCTTCAGCCATAGGCCAGCCCTAACTGTACATTGCAGAACTCACACAAGAGAGAAACCTTATAAATGTAATTTGTGTGGAAAATCCTTCTGTGTGAAGCCAAACCTCACTGTACACCTTAGAACTCACACAGGGGAAAGACCCTACAAATGTAGTGAATGTGGGAAGACTTTCTACCAGAAGTCAAAGCTCACTGTGATTCAGAGAACTCACACGGGGGAGAAGCCTTATGAATGTAGTGAATGTGGGAAGACCTTCTGTGAGAAGTCATCCCTCACTGtgcatcagagaactcacacaggggagaagCCCTATGAATGCAGTGACTGTGGGAAAACCTTCTGCCAGAAGTCACATCTCAGCAAACATCAGAGAACTCCCATAGGGGAGAAACCCTATGTTACAGAGACTGGCTATGTGCTCACCAATGTCCACTTTCTTTTTCTCGTGGGCACACAGTTAGCCTACATTTCTCATCTACATTTG TTAGAAAACGCCTGA
- the LOC119530944 gene encoding basic salivary proline-rich protein 3-like → MCLQHHYRASPRTALRPPAPPPRTRSPVLGEPQPSGLQGGWRVENYVPAWAPPLPREPHTLVLPRTPPRLLNCHKPLPRLQALLGDAPRKGLASLDPDPSPHTGSGGSQTRGRRGGGGARDQGQAANAASSTQASPCAVPPTHPGGSHWHHAVAPRPAWCLRYQLQETPGVRTRTSPGPPLPASRPRLGDSQTCQPEPRGKKTARPPPFPATPAHLALLLPLGPGSLPAHREPRGQ, encoded by the exons ATGTGTTTGCAACACCACTACAGGGCCAGCCCCAGGACGGCCCTCCGCCCAccagcccccccaccccgcaCCAGGTCTCCAGTCCTGGGAGAGCCCCAgccctcagggctgcagggagggTGGCGGGTGGAGAACTACGTCCCTGCCTGggcaccccccctcccccgggaGCCCCACACCCTGGTTCTCCCCAGGACCCCACCCCGCCTCCTGAACTGCCACAAGCCCCTCCCCAGACTCCAGGCACTCCTCGGAGATGCCCCACGGAAGGGTCTGGCCAGCTTGGACCCCGACCCTTCTCCG CACACGGGCTCAGGTGGAAGCCAGACCCGGGGGCGGCGTGGCGGCGGGGGAGCCCGGGACCAAGGGCAAGCAGCAAATGCAGCAAGTAGCACACAAGCCAGTCCTTGTGccgtgccccccacccacccggGCGGCAGTCACTGGCACCACGCGGTGGCCCCTCGACCCGCTTGGTGCCTGCGCTACCAGCTGCAGGAAACACCCGGCGTGCGGACACGCACCAGCCCCGGGCCCCCGCTCCCCGCCTCCCGGCCTCGCCTCGGGGACTCGCAGACCTGCCAGCCGGAGCCCCGAGGGAAGAAGACCGCGCGGCCACCTCCCTTCCCAGCGACCCCGGCCCACCTCGCCCTGCTCCTACCTTTGGGGCCTGGGTCTCTTCCCGCGCACAGGGAGCCCCGAGGGCAGTGA